Proteins from a genomic interval of Zingiber officinale cultivar Zhangliang chromosome 2A, Zo_v1.1, whole genome shotgun sequence:
- the LOC122040677 gene encoding gamma-interferon-responsive lysosomal thiol protein-like, translated as MAFLRLSVLLFASLLGAVASRKVPLSVYYEAMCPFCSNFIVNRLPKLFESGLISAVDLELLPYGNARLDSNGSISCQHGQYECLLNTVEACAIRISPSVLEHFSFIYCVERSVKDGRYMNWEACFQKTGFDSKSVIDCYNSGCGIKLELQYKTKTEALQPPHLYVPWVVVNGKPLYEDYENFEHYICKAYGGAPPKACEGLLTISKNTISKEEEPFCLVEGRNSSSKTKRRHQKEDLHS; from the exons ATGGCTTTTTTACGCCTCTCCGTCCTCCTCTTCGCCTCGCTCCTCGGAGCTGTCGCATCTAGGAAGGTCCCATTGTCGGTGTACTACGAGGCGATGTGCCCCTTCTGCTCCAACTTCATCGTCAATCGCCTCCCAAAGTTGTTCGAGAGCGGCTTAATCTCCGCCGTCGACCTCGAGCTCCTACCCTATGGCAATGCCAGGCTCGATTCCAACGGCTCCATCTCCTGCCAG CATGGCCAATATGAGTGCCTACTGAACACTGTTGAAGCATGTGCTATAAGAATCTCACCCAGTGTG CTAGAACATTTCAGTTTCATTTACTGCGTAGAGCGCTCAGTAAAAGATGGTCGATATATGAACTGGGAAGCTTGTTTCCAGAAGACGGGTTTCGACTCAAAATCTGTCATTGATTGCTACAATAGTGGATGTGGGATCAAG CTTGAACTACAATATAAAACAAAGACAGAGGCACTTCAGCCCCCTCACCTTTATGTGCCTTGGGTAGTAGTTAATGGAAAGCCACTTTATGAG GACTATGAAAATTTTGAGCACTACATCTGCAAGGCTTATGGTGGAGCACCTCCTAAAGCTTGCGAAGGCCTTCTAACCATTTCCAAGAACACAATTAGTAAAGAAGAGGAGCCATTTTGCCTGGTTGAGGGAAGGAATAGCTCGTCGAAAACTAAAAGGAGGCACCAAAAGGAAGATCTTCACAGTTGA